Genomic window (Bacillus vallismortis):
CCCAATCAACAGTGCCGCTTTTTCACCTGTTATATGGAAACTCACTGTCTTTTTGTTTTCTTGAACAGTCACATCAGACTTCCCGGCAATGGCTTCGGCAATTGTTTTTAGATAAGACTTCGCTTGCTGAATCGGGTCAATCTTTTCAACAAGCTTTACGACCGCCGGCTTTTTACCGAAAATACCAAGAAACCCTTTGTTTCCCTCATCAATAACGGTCATTTCCACCTTATCCATTGTTAATTCCAGCTCTTGCAACCCAGACTGTACTGCTTCATCGACATTTCGCCCTGCAGCAGTCACATTCCTCACTTTTTCTTTCCTCCGGCTTTTTGCGGTTCAGGATCTTTTTTAATATCAGGTCCTTTGATAAGGAAAGTTTGCGCAATCATAAACAAGTTACCGACTACCCAATAAAGAGAAAGAGCCGCCGGGAAATTGATTGCAAATACGATAATCATGATCGGCATAATCCAAAGCATCATCGCCATTTGCGGATTTTGCTGCGCATTCCCCGCCATCATCAACTTTTGCTGAACAAATGTAGCGACCCCGGCAACGATAGGAAGAATATAGTAAGGATCTTTTTCTCCTAAGTCAAACCATAGGAAACTATGCTCTGATATCGCCTGTGTTCTCATGATCGCATGATAGAATCCAATTAAAATCGGCATCTGGATTAAAATCGGGAAACATCCCGCCAACGGATTGACACCGTTCTTTTGGAATAAAGCCATTGTTTCCTGCTGAAGCTTTTGCTGCGTTTTTTGATCCTTTGAACTGTATTTTTCTTTAAGCTTTTGCATTTCCGGCTGTAAAGCCTGCATCGCTTTCGAACTTCTCAGCTGCTTAATCATCAGCGGCAAAATTAATAAACGAATCAAAATGGTAACAAGAATAATTGAAAGCCCATAGTTATCTCCCGTCACTTTCGCTACATACGTAATGAGCTCAGACAATGGATATACTACGTACTTGTCCCAAAAATGCGGACTATCTGCAGTGATCGGCTCTTGCACACTCGAGCATCCAGCCAAAAGCATGAATACGCCAACCATACTTAATAGCAACCCTATTCTCCTTTTCAAGAACATTTCCTCCTATAATCAATCTTTACGCTCTTTTATTGCAAAGCATACTTGTATGTATTTTAGCATCTTTCAGTTTTAAATGGTGTCTTTTTCTGATAACCAGAAAGGAAGCGCTTTTAAAAGTTGTAAGAAAGCAGTGGCAATGCCTACTTTGACGAAGATTTCTTATATAAAGAAGACTTCCTGAATAGATGCTGCAGACTTTTTTTTGTTTCCTCATATGTCAGCTGGCTCGCCGGTTTTCTGGCAATAATGATGTAATCCTTTTCCTTCAGTCTCTCTTTCTCTTCAAGAAAGGCCTGCCGAATCAAACGTTTGATCCGATTTCGCATCACAGCGTTGCCAATTTTTTTGCTGACGGAAAGCCCGACACGCAGCTCATCGTTTTCAGGCTGATCAAGCGTATATAAGACAAATTGGCGGTTCGCTACTGATGTCCCATGCTTAAACACTTTTTGAAAATCTTCATTTTTCTTTAAACGATTTCGCTTCTTCAAATGACTCACTCCGATACTGGCTGGCAGAAACTTTTAAAATTTATGATGAAAA
Coding sequences:
- the jag gene encoding RNA-binding cell elongation regulator Jag/EloR encodes the protein MRNVTAAGRNVDEAVQSGLQELELTMDKVEMTVIDEGNKGFLGIFGKKPAVVKLVEKIDPIQQAKSYLKTIAEAIAGKSDVTVQENKKTVSFHITGEKAALLIGKRGQTLNALETLTQLVINRYSGPFKHVTVDAENYRLKRKETLSQLATRLADQVLKTKKAVHLEPMPSSERKVIHDTLSGYANHQIKTYSMGEGENRHLVISHKK
- the spoIIIJ gene encoding YidC family membrane integrase SpoIIIJ, yielding MFLKRRIGLLLSMVGVFMLLAGCSSVQEPITADSPHFWDKYVVYPLSELITYVAKVTGDNYGLSIILVTILIRLLILPLMIKQLRSSKAMQALQPEMQKLKEKYSSKDQKTQQKLQQETMALFQKNGVNPLAGCFPILIQMPILIGFYHAIMRTQAISEHSFLWFDLGEKDPYYILPIVAGVATFVQQKLMMAGNAQQNPQMAMMLWIMPIMIIVFAINFPAALSLYWVVGNLFMIAQTFLIKGPDIKKDPEPQKAGGKKK
- the rnpA gene encoding ribonuclease P protein component: MKKRNRLKKNEDFQKVFKHGTSVANRQFVLYTLDQPENDELRVGLSVSKKIGNAVMRNRIKRLIRQAFLEEKERLKEKDYIIIARKPASQLTYEETKKSLQHLFRKSSLYKKSSSK